The Salvia miltiorrhiza cultivar Shanhuang (shh) chromosome 1, IMPLAD_Smil_shh, whole genome shotgun sequence genome has a window encoding:
- the LOC130997806 gene encoding amino acid transporter AVT1H-like — protein sequence MTARIWESQEEAGEKAAAEERPSTVGDEEEDEKSAVKTHADDRTTGSFLHAVINMVGMLIGLGQLSTPYALENGGWASTFLLVGLGAVCAYSSCLLGKCMHKNPKSRDYKDIGNEAFGSKGRIIATTFIYLEIFMALVSYTISLHDNLANVFATFTLNSAHLSASQLLALIAVLVALPSLWLRDLSSISFLSTAGILLSLVIFSTVAYTAISGAVQAHRYIPVLHLNKIPAISGLYIFSFAGHIVFPNLYNSMKDPSKFTKVSIVSFSMVTVLYTALGFMGAKMFGPQVNSQITLSMPHNLIVTKIALWATVLTPMTKYALEFAPFAMQLEQSLPPSIKSRTRMIIRGTVGSILLLIILVLALSVPYFEHVLSLTGSLVSVGICVIFPCAFYTKIFWRQISRPLLLLNLILITFGVILGAFGTFSSSRSLIRSLQRGHTS from the exons ATGACGGCCAGGATTTGGGAATCCCAAGAGGAAGCCGGTGAGAAAGCTGCGGCGGAGGAGCGGCCGAGCACCGTGGGCGACGAGGAAGAAGATGAGAAAAGTGCAGTTAAGACCCATGCAGATGATCGAACCACTGGCTCTTTTCTTCATGCAGTCATCAACATGGTTGGAATGCTCATTG GTTTGGGACAACTATCAACTCCCTATGCCTTGGAAAATGGAGGATGGGCATCAACATTCCTCCTAGTAGGGCTTGGAGCAGTGTGTGCCTACAGTTCTTGCCTTCTGGGGAAATGCATGCACAAGAACCCTAAATCAAGAGACTACAAAGACATAGGAAATGAGGCATTTGGTTCAAAGGGAAGAATCATAGCTACTACTTTCATCTACCTAGAGATTTTCATGGCCCTTGTCTCCTACACCATCTCACTCCACGACAACCTCGCCAACGTCTTCGCCACCTTCACTTTGAACTCGGCTCATCTATCCGCGTCTCAGCTGCTGGCGCTCATAGCCGTCCTCGTTGCCCTTCCGAGCCTGTGGCTAAGGGATCTTTCCTCAATCTCCTTCCTCTCGACCGCTGGCATCCTCCTGTCTCTCGTCATCTTCTCCACTGTGGCCTACACCGCCATCTCTGGAGCCGTTCAAGCTCACCGTTACATTCCAGTCCTGCACCTCAACAAAATTCCTGCAATTTCGGGGCTCTATATCTTCAGTTTTGCTGGTCATATAGTCTTCCCCAATCTATACAATTCCATGAAAGATCCTTCCAAATTCACCAAG GTATCCATTGTGAGCTTCTCAATGGTGACAGTGCTGTACACAGCATTAGGATTCATGGGAGCCAAGATGTTTGGCCCTCAAGTGAATTCACAAATCACTCTGAGCATGCCTCACAATCTCATCGTCACAAAGATCGCTCTGTGGGCGACAGTGCTCACGCCCATGACAAAATACGCGCTTGAATTCGCGCCATTTGCCATGCAGCTCGAACAAAGCCTTCCCCCCTCGATCAAATCAAGAACACGGATGATCATACGGGGGACAGTGGGCTCGATTCTACTGCTCATCATACTCGTGCTCGCCCTCTCCGTGCCATACTTCGAGCACGTTCTCAGCCTCACGGGCTCCCTAGTCAGTGTCGGAATTTGCGTAATCTTTCCATGTGCTTTCTACACCAAGATATTCTGGAGACAAATTTCGAGACCTCTGCTGCTGCTCAATCTCATTCTCATAACATTTGGTGTGATTTTGGGAGCATTCGGAACCTTTTCATCTTCAAGATCTCTCATCAGAAGTTTACAGAGAGGGCATACATCCTAA